One Fusobacterium nucleatum genomic window carries:
- a CDS encoding uracil-DNA glycosylase family protein: MDEISELWEDLKFEVGSIGNELLPKDRQEVYIGMGDRNADILFVGNDPKLYLAEDYKVEPQSSGAFLIRLLDVVEYLPETYYITTLSKREIKIKNFNEEERKKLIDLLFMQILLISPKIVVFLGKEVAQLIENKEIDFDNERGQFKKWRGDVETYLTYDVETVIKARNDSGKKAAIALNFLNDMKNIKERLNNDE; this comes from the coding sequence ATGGACGAAATATCAGAATTATGGGAAGACTTAAAGTTTGAAGTTGGAAGTATTGGGAATGAACTATTACCTAAAGATAGACAAGAAGTATATATTGGCATGGGAGATAGAAATGCAGATATTTTATTTGTTGGAAATGACCCTAAGCTTTATTTAGCTGAAGACTATAAAGTTGAGCCTCAATCAAGTGGGGCTTTTTTAATAAGACTTTTAGATGTTGTTGAGTATTTACCTGAAACATATTATATAACTACATTAAGTAAAAGAGAAATAAAAATAAAGAATTTTAATGAAGAAGAAAGAAAAAAATTAATAGATTTACTTTTTATGCAAATTTTATTAATTTCTCCAAAAATAGTTGTCTTTCTTGGAAAAGAAGTTGCACAACTAATTGAAAATAAAGAAATTGATTTTGATAATGAGAGAGGTCAATTCAAAAAATGGAGAGGGGATGTTGAAACTTATTTAACTTATGATGTTGAAACTGTTATTAAAGCTAGAAATGATAGTGGTAAAAAAGCTGCTATTGCTCTTAATTTTTTAAATGATATGAAAAATATAAAAGAGAGGTTAAATAATGATGAATAA
- a CDS encoding 5-formyltetrahydrofolate cyclo-ligase codes for MNKKEVRTLIKERRMNLSKEYIDVASDKIFEKLLQNEDFKNAKTVMSYMDFKNEVKTDKINTFIKNSGKILVLPKVIDKETMIAIEDKNQYIVSPFGNKEPDGKEYIGSIDVIITPGVAFDRDKNRVGFGRGYYDRFFVKHPNAKKIAIAFEKQIIDEGIETDKYDKKVDILITENNIIK; via the coding sequence ATGAATAAAAAAGAAGTTAGAACTTTAATAAAAGAAAGAAGAATGAATTTATCTAAAGAGTATATTGATGTTGCTAGTGATAAAATATTTGAAAAATTACTACAAAATGAAGATTTTAAAAATGCCAAAACTGTTATGAGTTATATGGACTTTAAAAATGAAGTAAAAACAGATAAAATAAATACTTTCATTAAAAATTCTGGAAAAATATTAGTTCTACCAAAAGTTATAGATAAAGAAACAATGATTGCAATAGAAGATAAAAATCAATATATTGTTAGTCCTTTTGGAAATAAAGAGCCTGATGGAAAAGAATACATAGGAAGCATTGATGTAATTATTACACCAGGTGTTGCTTTTGACAGAGATAAAAATAGAGTTGGTTTTGGTAGAGGATATTATGATAGATTTTTTGTAAAACATCCTAATGCAAAAAAGATTGCAATAGCTTTTGAAAAACAAATAATTGATGAAGGTATTGAAACTGATAAATATGATAAGAAAGTTGATATTTTAATAACTGAGAATAATATAATAAAGTAA
- a CDS encoding KpsF/GutQ family sugar-phosphate isomerase — translation MLDQEIIEIAKNIYETEIKSLELRMNKLSGNFVKVVRKIYDCKGKVVVTGIGKTGIIGKKISATFASTGTTSIFMNSTEGLHGDLGIINPEDIVLAISNSGESDEIIAIMPAIKNIGAYIIAMTGNINSRLAKASDLYINTHVEEEGCPINLAPMSSTTNALVMGDALAGCLMKLRNFSPQNFAMYHPGGSLGRKLLTRVGNLMKTGEALALCKADTSMEDIVILMSEKKLGVVCVMNEENNILVGIITEGDIRRALSHKEEFFKLKAKDIMTTKYTKVDKEEMATQALSIMEDRPHQINVLPVFDNDKFVGVIRIHDLLKVR, via the coding sequence ATGTTAGATCAAGAAATTATAGAAATTGCTAAAAATATTTATGAGACTGAAATTAAATCATTAGAATTGAGAATGAATAAATTATCAGGAAATTTTGTTAAAGTAGTAAGAAAAATATATGACTGCAAAGGAAAAGTTGTAGTCACAGGTATTGGAAAAACAGGAATAATTGGTAAGAAAATATCTGCAACTTTTGCTTCAACAGGTACAACAAGTATATTTATGAATTCAACAGAAGGATTACATGGAGATTTAGGAATTATTAATCCAGAAGATATTGTTTTAGCTATTTCAAATAGTGGAGAAAGTGATGAAATTATTGCAATAATGCCAGCAATAAAAAATATAGGGGCATATATCATTGCAATGACAGGGAATATTAATTCAAGACTTGCAAAAGCTTCTGATTTATATATAAATACACATGTAGAAGAAGAAGGTTGTCCTATAAATCTTGCACCAATGTCATCTACAACTAATGCACTTGTAATGGGAGATGCTCTTGCAGGTTGCCTTATGAAACTTAGAAACTTTTCTCCACAAAACTTTGCAATGTATCATCCAGGAGGAAGTTTAGGAAGAAAATTACTAACAAGAGTTGGAAATTTAATGAAAACAGGAGAAGCCCTTGCTCTTTGTAAAGCTGACACAAGTATGGAAGATATAGTAATCCTAATGAGTGAAAAAAAATTAGGTGTTGTTTGTGTAATGAATGAAGAAAATAATATTCTAGTTGGAATTATTACTGAGGGAGATATAAGAAGAGCATTAAGTCATAAAGAAGAATTTTTTAAATTAAAAGCTAAGGATATAATGACAACAAAATATACTAAGGTTGATAAAGAAGAAATGGCAACACAAGCTTTGTCAATAATGGAAGATAGACCACATCAAATTAATGTACTTCCTGTATTTGATAATGATAAGTTTGTAGGGGTTATTAGAATACATGATTTATTGAAAGTTAGGTAA
- a CDS encoding NAD(P)/FAD-dependent oxidoreductase has translation MKVNINNIIVSINKNQEKEIYRELEKNGISRDNIENLKYLKKSIDSRKKNDIKFIYTLEINLKKNINLEKYSKLSLAKEDFYEKRSPLYPKREIAVVGTGPAGLFSALRLAELGYIPIVFERGEEVDKRNVTTDNFIKTNILNPNSNIQFGEGGAGTYSDGKLNTRIKSEYIEKVFKEFIECGAQEEIFWNYKPHIGTDVLRVVVKNLREKIKSLGGKFYFNSLVEDIEVKNNEIKALKILEVDSQKRYTYDIDKVIFAIGHSSRDTYKMLHSKGVAMENKPFAIGVRIEHLRKDIDKMQYGEAVSNPLLEAATYNMAFNNKKETRGTFSFCMCPGGEIVNASSELGASLVNGMSYSTRSGKFSNSAIVVGISEKDYGNQIFSGMYLQEKLEKKNYEIVGTYGAIYQNVIDFMKHKKTTFEIESSYKMKLFSYDINNFFPDYITRNLQSAFENWSKNNLFISERVNLIGPETRTSAPVKILRDLKGESISIKGLFPIGEGAGYAGGIMSAAVDGIKIVDLAFSKKIV, from the coding sequence ATGAAAGTCAATATTAACAATATAATTGTATCAATCAATAAAAATCAAGAGAAAGAGATATATAGAGAATTAGAAAAAAATGGAATTTCTAGGGATAATATAGAAAATTTAAAATATTTAAAAAAATCTATTGATAGTAGGAAGAAAAATGATATTAAATTTATCTATACTCTGGAAATTAACTTAAAGAAAAATATAAATTTAGAAAAATATTCTAAGTTAAGTTTAGCTAAGGAAGATTTTTATGAAAAAAGAAGCCCTCTCTATCCTAAAAGAGAAATTGCTGTTGTTGGAACAGGACCAGCAGGACTTTTTTCTGCTTTAAGATTAGCAGAATTAGGATATATTCCTATTGTATTTGAAAGAGGAGAAGAAGTAGATAAAAGAAATGTCACAACAGATAATTTTATAAAAACTAATATTCTTAATCCTAATTCAAATATACAATTTGGAGAAGGTGGAGCAGGCACATATTCTGATGGAAAACTAAATACCAGAATTAAAAGTGAATATATAGAAAAAGTTTTTAAAGAATTTATAGAATGTGGTGCTCAAGAGGAAATTTTTTGGAATTATAAGCCACATATAGGAACTGATGTACTAAGAGTTGTAGTTAAAAATCTAAGAGAAAAAATCAAGTCTTTAGGTGGAAAATTTTATTTTAACTCACTTGTTGAAGATATTGAAGTAAAGAATAATGAAATTAAAGCTTTAAAAATTTTAGAAGTGGATAGTCAAAAAAGATATACTTATGATATAGATAAGGTTATTTTTGCTATTGGACATTCATCAAGGGATACATATAAGATGTTACATTCAAAAGGTGTTGCTATGGAAAATAAACCTTTTGCTATTGGTGTAAGAATTGAACATTTAAGAAAAGATATAGATAAAATGCAATATGGAGAAGCTGTTTCAAATCCACTTTTAGAAGCTGCAACTTATAATATGGCTTTTAATAATAAAAAAGAAACAAGAGGGACTTTTTCATTTTGTATGTGTCCAGGTGGAGAAATTGTAAATGCTTCATCTGAATTAGGAGCTTCTCTTGTCAATGGTATGAGTTATTCTACAAGAAGTGGTAAATTTTCAAATTCTGCAATAGTAGTTGGAATATCTGAAAAAGATTATGGAAATCAAATTTTTTCTGGTATGTATTTACAAGAAAAATTAGAGAAAAAGAATTATGAAATTGTTGGAACTTATGGGGCTATTTATCAAAATGTAATAGACTTTATGAAACATAAAAAAACTACTTTTGAAATTGAAAGTAGTTATAAGATGAAATTATTTTCTTATGATATAAATAATTTTTTTCCAGATTATATAACTAGAAACCTTCAATCTGCTTTTGAAAATTGGAGTAAAAACAATCTTTTTATTTCAGAAAGAGTAAACTTAATAGGTCCTGAAACTAGAACTTCTGCTCCTGTTAAAATTTTAAGAGATTTAAAAGGAGAGTCAATTTCAATTAAAGGTTTATTTCCTATTGGTGAAGGAGCAGGATATGCAGGTGGAATTATGAGTGCTGCTGTTGATGGAATTAAGATTGTAGATTTAGCATTTAGTAAGAAAATAGTCTAA
- a CDS encoding ABC transporter substrate-binding protein, translating into MKKFKSLFFSLFLILSVALFGAEKTIYVGAPKAPPVLPVLRMMETNALGKDYKIDIKVWNSPEILIAMVQGKEADFFAFPVTVVSKLYNKGLNVKLMNVNTWGVASFISKDPSVKSWKDLKGKTIYIGLKSSPPDVYTHYFLDKEGLKEKTDYNVIYANKAEILNLVISGKADNAVTIEPDTTAVLSKNKNFKIIANFEEEWQKYKGDKSSIPTAGFGVIGEVAEKDPELVKKFNEEYAKALQWVKENPEEAGKLAKEKLGMDAEVIKKSIPKMGLNFVHAQDAKKTLNEYYKIMKDYDPKNIGGKVPDENLYLNK; encoded by the coding sequence ATGAAAAAGTTTAAAAGTTTGTTTTTTAGTTTGTTTTTAATATTAAGTGTAGCCCTATTTGGAGCTGAAAAAACTATTTATGTTGGAGCACCAAAAGCACCACCAGTTTTACCTGTTCTTAGAATGATGGAAACAAATGCCTTAGGAAAAGATTATAAAATAGATATTAAAGTGTGGAATAGTCCTGAAATTTTAATAGCTATGGTACAAGGAAAGGAAGCAGATTTTTTTGCATTTCCTGTAACAGTGGTTTCAAAGCTGTATAATAAAGGTTTAAATGTAAAATTAATGAATGTTAATACTTGGGGAGTAGCCTCTTTTATAAGTAAAGATCCTTCAGTAAAAAGTTGGAAAGATTTAAAGGGTAAAACTATTTATATAGGATTAAAGTCTTCTCCACCTGATGTTTATACACATTATTTTTTAGATAAAGAAGGTTTAAAAGAAAAGACAGACTATAATGTTATTTATGCCAATAAAGCAGAAATTTTAAATTTAGTGATTAGTGGAAAAGCTGATAATGCTGTTACAATAGAGCCAGATACAACAGCTGTTTTATCTAAAAATAAAAATTTTAAAATAATAGCTAATTTTGAAGAAGAATGGCAAAAGTATAAAGGGGATAAGAGTTCAATACCTACTGCTGGTTTTGGAGTTATTGGAGAAGTTGCAGAAAAAGACCCTGAATTAGTTAAAAAATTTAATGAAGAATATGCAAAAGCTTTACAATGGGTAAAAGAAAATCCAGAAGAAGCTGGAAAGCTTGCAAAAGAAAAATTAGGAATGGATGCAGAAGTTATTAAAAAATCTATACCAAAAATGGGATTAAATTTTGTTCATGCACAAGATGCTAAAAAAACTTTAAATGAATATTATAAAATTATGAAAGATTATGATCCAAAAAATATTGGAGGAAAAGTTCCAGATGAAAATCTTTACCTTAACAAATAA
- a CDS encoding ABC transporter permease subunit, whose translation MKIFTLTNKILSFLLIIIFWFILSKIYPPIVVPSVSQVWESIKGILLDTTLLKEILTTIIRLFIGFSFGLIFSIIFSLIITRSKLLGDIFYPIIEFLQVVPPISWLILAILWLGLNGKPAILIVSISIFCIMTISLVNSINNIDKKLLEVADVFHLTKFKKWKYIIVPSLYPAFETALIVCLGTGVKLVVMAEVLTIDSGIGGQITNARINIETEMVIAWSVIIVGIYFILGGIVKCLKKCQWIRKFWYQSLLAKNIMKN comes from the coding sequence ATGAAAATCTTTACCTTAACAAATAAAATATTAAGTTTTTTACTTATTATTATATTTTGGTTTATATTAAGTAAAATATATCCACCTATTGTAGTTCCAAGTGTGAGCCAAGTTTGGGAAAGTATTAAAGGGATTCTTTTAGATACAACATTACTAAAAGAGATTTTAACAACAATTATTAGACTATTCATTGGTTTTAGTTTTGGTTTAATATTTTCTATAATTTTTAGTCTTATTATAACTCGTTCAAAACTTTTAGGAGATATTTTTTACCCAATAATTGAATTTTTACAAGTAGTACCACCAATAAGTTGGTTAATTTTAGCTATACTATGGTTAGGTTTAAATGGAAAACCAGCTATTTTAATTGTTTCAATTTCTATATTCTGTATTATGACTATATCTCTAGTAAACTCAATAAATAATATAGATAAAAAATTGCTAGAAGTGGCAGATGTTTTTCATTTAACAAAGTTTAAAAAATGGAAATATATTATAGTTCCTTCACTTTATCCAGCATTTGAAACAGCTCTTATAGTATGTCTTGGAACAGGAGTAAAACTTGTAGTTATGGCAGAAGTGTTGACAATAGATAGTGGGATTGGTGGACAAATAACTAATGCAAGGATAAATATAGAAACAGAAATGGTAATTGCTTGGTCAGTTATAATAGTAGGAATTTATTTTATTTTGGGAGGTATAGTAAAGTGTCTGAAAAAATGCCAATGGATAAGAAAATTTTGGTATCAAAGTCTATTAGCAAAAAATATAATGAAAAATTAA
- a CDS encoding ABC transporter ATP-binding protein, translating into MSEKMPMDKKILVSKSISKKYNEKLILDNINFEMFSGEILGLLGPSGIGKTTLLNILVGLEKETSGEIINYHNNKIGYVFQEDRLLNWLTLFENIKLIKEDIDEKIIWENLSLVGLKDYYNYFPKELSGGMRQRGSIARALTFAGNIMLFDEPFKSLDIKLRFELLDLMRKLKEEKNTSILFVTHDIEEALYICDRILILKGQPANISNEINLSNKRKEKKLSLQDEVELKREILNSLYEN; encoded by the coding sequence GTGTCTGAAAAAATGCCAATGGATAAGAAAATTTTGGTATCAAAGTCTATTAGCAAAAAATATAATGAAAAATTAATTTTAGATAACATTAATTTTGAAATGTTTTCAGGTGAAATTTTAGGTTTACTTGGACCTTCTGGAATAGGAAAAACAACCCTTTTAAATATTTTAGTTGGTTTAGAGAAAGAAACAAGTGGAGAAATAATAAACTATCACAATAATAAAATAGGTTATGTTTTTCAAGAAGATAGACTCTTAAATTGGTTAACATTATTTGAAAATATAAAGTTAATTAAAGAAGATATTGATGAAAAAATAATTTGGGAAAATTTATCTTTAGTAGGTTTAAAAGACTACTATAATTATTTTCCAAAAGAATTAAGTGGTGGAATGAGACAAAGAGGCTCAATTGCAAGAGCATTAACTTTCGCTGGAAATATAATGCTTTTTGATGAACCCTTTAAGTCACTTGATATAAAATTAAGATTTGAGCTATTGGATTTAATGAGAAAATTAAAAGAAGAAAAAAATACAAGTATACTTTTTGTAACTCATGATATAGAAGAAGCATTATATATATGTGATAGAATTTTAATTTTAAAAGGACAACCTGCTAATATTTCAAATGAAATAAATTTATCTAATAAAAGAAAAGAAAAGAAATTATCTCTTCAAGATGAAGTTGAATTAAAAAGAGAAATTTTAAATTCTTTATATGAAAACTAA
- a CDS encoding NAD(P)H-dependent glycerol-3-phosphate dehydrogenase, protein MAKISVIGSGGWGIALAILLYKNGHNLTIWSFDKKEVEELKETKQNKAKLPNILISNDIEVTNDLKEAVSDKDILVLAVPSKAIRSVSKSLKDIIKDNQIIVNVAKGLEEDTLKTMTDIIEEELKEKNPQVAVLSGPSHAEEVGKGIPTTCVVSAHNKELTLYLQNIFMNPSFRVYTSPDMIGVEIGGALKNVIALAAGIADGLNYGDNTKAALITRGIKEISTLGVAMGGEQSTFYGLTGLGDLIVTCASMHSRNRRAGILLGQGKTLDEAIKEVNMVVEGVYSAKSALMAAKKYNVEIPIIEQVNAVLFENKNVAEAVNELMIRDKKLEIQSW, encoded by the coding sequence ATGGCAAAAATATCAGTTATTGGTTCAGGGGGCTGGGGAATAGCATTAGCTATTTTACTATATAAAAATGGGCATAACTTGACAATATGGTCTTTTGATAAAAAAGAAGTGGAGGAATTAAAGGAAACTAAGCAAAATAAAGCTAAATTACCAAATATACTTATTTCAAATGATATAGAAGTAACAAATGATTTAAAAGAAGCAGTTAGTGATAAAGATATTTTAGTTCTTGCAGTTCCTTCAAAGGCAATAAGATCTGTATCAAAATCTTTAAAAGATATTATTAAAGATAATCAAATTATTGTTAATGTTGCAAAAGGTTTAGAAGAAGATACATTAAAAACTATGACAGATATTATAGAGGAAGAACTAAAAGAAAAAAATCCTCAGGTAGCAGTTTTGTCAGGCCCTAGCCATGCGGAAGAAGTTGGTAAAGGAATACCAACTACCTGTGTTGTATCAGCTCATAATAAAGAACTTACATTATATTTACAAAATATTTTTATGAATCCTAGCTTTAGAGTCTATACAAGTCCTGATATGATAGGAGTAGAAATTGGAGGAGCTTTAAAAAATGTTATCGCTCTTGCTGCAGGAATAGCTGATGGCTTAAACTATGGAGATAATACAAAAGCAGCTCTTATAACTCGTGGAATAAAAGAGATTTCAACACTGGGTGTTGCTATGGGTGGAGAGCAATCTACATTTTACGGATTAACTGGCTTAGGAGATTTAATTGTTACTTGTGCAAGTATGCATAGTAGAAATAGAAGAGCAGGAATTTTGTTAGGGCAAGGAAAAACACTAGATGAAGCTATAAAAGAAGTTAATATGGTGGTAGAAGGTGTTTATAGTGCCAAATCTGCTTTAATGGCTGCTAAAAAATATAATGTAGAAATCCCAATAATTGAACAAGTTAATGCTGTTTTATTTGAGAATAAAAATGTAGCAGAAGCTGTTAATGAACTTATGATAAGAGATAAAAAATTAGAAATACAATCTTGGTAG
- a CDS encoding methyltransferase, whose protein sequence is MLKDDEIIEKLNEKFKIIQKVSGYKYGEDTILLLKLFQNSLNKKNIKLLDIGTGNGILPILLSDNEFLTELIGIDIQEENIDRANKALELNKIEKNIQFECIDIREYKNSNYFDIIISNPPYMDDNGKKINENEHRAISRHEIKLNLSEFISNAKRLLKPIGSLYFIHRTHRLVEIIKNLDKNNFSVKKIIFIYSAKNNKSSMMFIEAIKGKKVKLEIENYYI, encoded by the coding sequence ATGCTAAAAGATGATGAAATTATAGAAAAATTAAATGAAAAATTTAAGATAATTCAAAAAGTTAGTGGCTATAAATATGGAGAGGACACTATATTACTTTTAAAATTATTTCAAAACTCTTTAAATAAAAAAAATATTAAATTATTAGATATAGGGACTGGAAATGGAATATTACCAATACTTTTATCTGATAATGAATTCTTAACTGAACTTATTGGTATTGATATACAAGAAGAAAATATTGATAGAGCTAATAAGGCATTGGAATTAAATAAAATAGAAAAGAATATTCAATTTGAGTGTATTGATATTAGAGAATATAAAAATTCAAATTATTTTGATATTATAATTTCTAATCCTCCATATATGGATGATAATGGAAAAAAAATTAATGAGAATGAGCATAGAGCTATATCTAGGCATGAGATAAAATTAAATTTAAGTGAATTTATTTCTAATGCTAAAAGGCTTTTAAAACCTATTGGTTCATTATATTTTATTCATAGGACTCATAGATTAGTAGAAATAATAAAAAACTTAGATAAAAATAATTTTTCTGTAAAAAAAATAATCTTTATTTATTCAGCTAAAAATAATAAATCTAGTATGATGTTTATTGAAGCTATTAAAGGAAAAAAAGTAAAGTTAGAAATTGAAAATTATTATATATAA